The DNA sequence GAAATGCGATTTATTAATGATCGGATGCTGAGCTCCGGTTGCAACAATTAAAATATCTGTTTTGCCTAACTCATCTTGAAAAGTATCAAACTCAATATAAGGAATTTGATATTTCTCTGCAATCTTCTCTGCTTTGTCGGCAGATCGGTTGGCAATTTTTACTCTTGGTTTATAAACATGCTTCACCAAATTCTCAACGGTATTCTGACCAATTTCTCCTACTCCAAGAAGTAAAATATTTTTATCAGAGATTTGAATATGATTTTTTAAGATGTAATGAACCGCAGCGTAAGAAACCGAGGCAGCTCCGTTGGAAATACCTGTTTCGTTTTTAATTCTTTTAGAAATCTGAATTGCTGAGTTAATGGCTCTTTCCAGAAAAGGATTAGAATATTTCTTCTCTTTTCTAAAACGATGATAAGCATTCTTGATTTGTCCGATGATTTCGAAATCACCAATAATCTGACTTTCTAAACCGGCAGCTACTCTGAAAAGGTGATTAAGAGCTTCCTCATGTTTGACAATATTTACATATTGCATAAAATCGGTAAGACTTACGCCAACAATTTTGCAGTATAATTCTGCAATCAAGAGGTAATTTTGAGTTGTGGTATAAATTTCGGTTCTGTTGCAAGTGGAAACCACAAAAGCATCTCCCAAATTCAAATCATGAATTTGGTTCACAAAATACTTTACATTTTCGTCAAAAAACGCAAATTTACCCCGTATTTCTGCATCAGCTTTTTCAAAACTGACGCTGAGAACGGCGAAATTAGCGGTTTGATGAATGTTATTATCCTTAGTCATAGAGCAATCGCAAATTTAAGGTTTTAAATTGAATTGGTAAAGGATATAAAATATGAAGATTATCACCAAAATCTATAACCGTCAACCAAAAAAAAAGATATTCCATTTTTAAATCAAATATTTTGGTAATTAAAAAGTTATCAATATAATAAGAGGGAAA is a window from the Kaistella flava (ex Peng et al. 2021) genome containing:
- the hemA gene encoding glutamyl-tRNA reductase, whose product is MTKDNNIHQTANFAVLSVSFEKADAEIRGKFAFFDENVKYFVNQIHDLNLGDAFVVSTCNRTEIYTTTQNYLLIAELYCKIVGVSLTDFMQYVNIVKHEEALNHLFRVAAGLESQIIGDFEIIGQIKNAYHRFRKEKKYSNPFLERAINSAIQISKRIKNETGISNGAASVSYAAVHYILKNHIQISDKNILLLGVGEIGQNTVENLVKHVYKPRVKIANRSADKAEKIAEKYQIPYIEFDTFQDELGKTDILIVATGAQHPIINKSHFPNGKETLVIDLSIPNNVAKDVTENENVSLVDVDQLSLHINETMVQRQKEIPKAEEIIKEMTKDFLEWEKKRKLAPNIHHFKASLKNIERNEMHKIHKKHNYIEVDDMKLSDKMIQKITNRFAKFIIDNPWKAEEISKLMHEILVEQPNKEFNEKH